Genomic window (Polaromonas sp. JS666):
GTCCTGCGGTGTGGCCGTGTGCGCCGGCAATTCACTACCGCCGTCGCCATCGGCCAGCGCATCGGCCCAGTGCATCACAGAGCCACCCTCAAGTGCGGGCAACGCATGCCGGCTGCCCAGCCAGTCGCGCCAGGCTTCAGGCAGGGCGACGCCGTTTTCGCCGGCATCGGCATCAAAGGCATCGCTGTAGTGCGTCACGATCAGGTGCGCCAGCCGTTCGCCGGGCGCCAGTTCGGCGTTGGCCCGGGCCAGTTCGGGCGCCAGGTCAGCCGCCGTGATGGCGACCCTGGCGTCGGGGTCCGTGATGTAGTGCTTGAGTTCCTCGGCCCGGTTCATCGGGTTGACGGGCACCACGACGGCATTGGCCCGCAGGATGGCAAAGTGCGCAATCACCCACTGCGGGCAATTTTGCATGTTGAGCACCACGCGGTCGCCCTTGCGCACGCCCAGCCGGTGCAAGGTGGCAGCCAGCCGCTCGGCTTGCCGCAGCACTTCGGCATAACTGAGCACTCTGTCAAAAAACACCAGCGCCGGCTTGTCGGGAAAGCGCAGCGCGCTGACGGCGAGGTTGTGCCACAGCGATGTGGCCGGAGGCGTGATGCTGCGCGGCAAGCGCCTGGGCCAGACCTGGTAGTGCAGGTCGTGGCGCGGGGCCGCATCGGGCAGGGAGGCGTCGGCAGAGGGGAGTGAAGGCAAGGAAGGGCTCCGGATAAAGATCGGTTCACCACAGCCTACCCGCACTTCGCGCCGCCTGCATCGGGGAAGCTCCCGATAAAACAGTGTCACCTGCGTGACCCGGCGTCTCTATGATGAAAGCGCCCCCGACCGCTGCGCACAGGCCATTGACAACCATTTCATCACCCGTCCCTGTCACCTAATGGCCAATGAGCCAATGGCGCGCAACGTCCCGCATTGCCTTGCACACAAAAACAGGAACACCATGAGCCACCTTTCCCTGCCCACCGTTTTGTTGAAGCTGCCCCGCACCTTGATGACGACGCTGCTGCTGCTCGCCAGCGCCGCGGCGTTCGCCGCATTTCCCGACAAGCCGATTCGCGTGGTGATCGGATTCCCGGCAGGCGGCCCCCTTGACCAGCATGCGCGACTGCTGACCGAGCGGCTGCAGGCGGTGCTGGGCCAGCCCATCGTGATTGACTACAAGTCGGGCGCCGGCGGTACGGTGGGCGCCCAGGACGTGATGAAGGCAGCGCCGGACGGCTACACGCTGATGCTCGCCAACACCGGCGTGATGGTCATCAACCCGGCCCTGTACACCCGCCTGCCCTACAGCACCCTGAGGGACTTCACGCCGATTGCGCGTACCGCCATGCAGCCGCTGGCGCTGCTGGTGAACCCCAAACTGCCGGTTAACACGCTGCGGGAGTTTGTGGACTACACACGCGCGCGGCCCGGCCAGGTCAACTACGGCTCTGCCGGCAACGGCGGCATCAGCCACCTGGTGCCCGAAATGTTCAAGAACGCCACCGGGCTCTTCATGGTTCACATTCCCTATCGCGGCAGCGCACCGGCCTTCACCGACCTGATGGCCGGGCAGGTACAGTTCATGGGCGAGTCCATCCCCCAGGCGGCCAACTACCACAAGCAAGGCAAGGTGCGGGCGCTGGCCGTCACCAGCCGTGAGCGCAACCCCGCCCTGCCCGAGGTGCCCACCGTCATCGAATCAGGCTTCAAGGGTTTTGAGGTGGTGGGCTTTTACGGCTTCCTGGCGCCTGCCGGCCTGCCCAAGGACATCACGGCCAAATTGAGCGACGCGTTCAAACAGGTGATGAACAGCCCGGACATCCGCAGCCGCATGGTGACGCAGGGCGCCGACCCGGCCTTCATGGGCAGCGACGAATTCGCCCAGTTCCTGGCAGCCGAAATGCCGCGCTGGGCCCAGGCGGTCAAGGCCTCGGGCGCGAAGCTCGACTGACCCGCCGCGAG
Coding sequences:
- a CDS encoding Bug family tripartite tricarboxylate transporter substrate binding protein, yielding MTTLLLLASAAAFAAFPDKPIRVVIGFPAGGPLDQHARLLTERLQAVLGQPIVIDYKSGAGGTVGAQDVMKAAPDGYTLMLANTGVMVINPALYTRLPYSTLRDFTPIARTAMQPLALLVNPKLPVNTLREFVDYTRARPGQVNYGSAGNGGISHLVPEMFKNATGLFMVHIPYRGSAPAFTDLMAGQVQFMGESIPQAANYHKQGKVRALAVTSRERNPALPEVPTVIESGFKGFEVVGFYGFLAPAGLPKDITAKLSDAFKQVMNSPDIRSRMVTQGADPAFMGSDEFAQFLAAEMPRWAQAVKASGAKLD